From the Metamycoplasma hominis ATCC 23114 genome, one window contains:
- a CDS encoding amidase family protein, whose product MINKGNVKEAILQLNADKNNAVSFVFNDAQLKEQGPLANCVFTIKDNYADLNVIESASSRFLSNFRPSYQSTILKLLNEAGATCVARTNLDEFCMGGSGEYSCNGLIKNPLNSNYLVGGSSSGAAATFSKNISFAIGSDTGDSVRKPASNIGEVGFKPSYGAISRYGLSAFASSLDTVAYFTHNVQDAIILSSVLFKQDLKHDLTSVDLSFNADSVIETKPHKIAYLDCFDKLDISVADAYKKLLNKLEKMNIELVKISINEKLLQAIDTVYKVIAFSESSSNLANLVGVEFGNRITGNSWEETFNLSRTEGIGKMVQSRMILGSYFLEDNNQIKYFVKAKKMRRYLSNYFTNVHKSADIFIYPASNMSAPLIGKSYEPSYMDYILTNSNLTGNPSLTLKLGIDKNNNLPFNLAIDGEIYKDCKMLSHALFIERVLEGEKNE is encoded by the coding sequence ATGATAAATAAAGGTAATGTAAAAGAAGCAATTTTACAATTAAATGCTGATAAAAATAATGCGGTATCATTTGTTTTTAATGATGCTCAATTAAAAGAACAAGGACCGCTTGCAAATTGTGTTTTTACAATTAAGGACAATTATGCAGATTTGAATGTTATTGAAAGCGCTTCAAGCAGATTTCTTTCTAATTTTAGACCTTCATATCAATCTACAATCTTAAAATTATTAAATGAAGCAGGAGCAACGTGCGTCGCAAGAACAAATTTGGATGAATTTTGTATGGGCGGCAGTGGAGAATATTCATGCAATGGATTAATAAAAAATCCTTTGAATAGTAATTATTTAGTTGGGGGTTCTTCATCAGGCGCCGCTGCGACTTTTTCTAAAAATATTTCGTTTGCAATTGGATCGGATACAGGCGATTCAGTTAGAAAACCTGCATCAAATATTGGTGAGGTTGGATTTAAACCAAGTTATGGTGCTATAAGCCGTTATGGATTGTCTGCTTTTGCTTCGTCATTAGATACAGTTGCATATTTTACACATAATGTTCAAGATGCAATAATTCTTTCGTCAGTATTGTTTAAGCAAGATTTAAAACATGATTTGACATCAGTTGATTTGTCGTTTAATGCAGATAGTGTCATTGAAACAAAACCACATAAAATTGCTTATTTGGATTGTTTTGACAAATTGGATATATCTGTTGCTGATGCATATAAAAAATTATTGAATAAGCTAGAAAAAATGAATATTGAACTTGTAAAAATTTCAATAAATGAAAAGTTACTGCAAGCCATTGATACTGTTTATAAGGTTATTGCTTTTTCAGAATCTTCATCTAATTTAGCAAATCTTGTAGGTGTTGAATTTGGCAATAGAATTACTGGCAATTCTTGAGAAGAAACATTTAATTTATCAAGGACAGAAGGTATTGGAAAAATGGTTCAATCAAGAATGATTTTAGGATCTTATTTTTTAGAAGATAATAATCAAATAAAGTATTTTGTTAAGGCTAAAAAAATGAGAAGGTATTTAAGCAATTATTTCACTAATGTTCATAAAAGCGCAGATATATTTATCTATCCAGCATCTAACATGTCCGCTCCTCTTATTGGAAAATCATATGAACCAAGTTATATGGATTATATTTTAACAAATTCTAATTTGACAGGAAATCCTTCTTTGACATTAAAATTAGGAATTGACAAAAATAATAATCTTCCATTTAATTTGGCAATTGACGGAGAAATATATAAAGATTGCAAGATGCTAAGCCACGCATTATTTATTGAAAGAGTATTGGAAGGTGAAAAAAATGAATAA
- the gatB gene encoding Asp-tRNA(Asn)/Glu-tRNA(Gln) amidotransferase subunit GatB encodes MNNDWEIVIGIEIHIELNTKTKMFSPVQNEYGDEANTNVSNIDLAYPGSLPLLNSSAIIKAIKLAKALEMEIDPLVRFDRKNYFYPDLTKGYQITQQFHPIGKNGLIRAKVQNSWKTFSIERIHMEEDTAKSIHENGLTYLNYNRCGVPLIEIVSNPVMHSAEDAMAYVEAIRQTALVLDISDAKLNEGSLRTDVNLSVRRKGENILNTRTEIKNLNSLSNIKKAIEYESNFQIQMYENNLTFNQETKRFDEKMQKTVSMRSKGDAISYKYFPDPNLPYIQLQQKFIDDIKIEEIPYQKELRYLKNGLNQVQISQLLNNISYAKYIDSINSKDFKKATNVFFSDIVTYLNSNNKNIENLSFKADDARKVVEYLIDNRINKNNIVEIIKIKDQNPNLNIESIIKDNGFLIEIKEIDLNELVQEILNENPNLETEFKNNYNRAQKFMQGQIMKKTMGKANLKNLDEIIKNRFNNE; translated from the coding sequence ATGAATAATGATTGAGAAATAGTTATAGGAATTGAAATTCATATTGAGTTAAATACCAAGACAAAAATGTTTTCTCCAGTTCAAAATGAATACGGAGATGAAGCCAATACAAATGTTTCAAATATAGACCTTGCCTATCCTGGAAGTTTGCCTCTTTTAAATTCTAGTGCCATAATTAAGGCAATTAAATTAGCTAAGGCGCTAGAAATGGAAATAGACCCATTAGTTAGATTTGACAGGAAAAATTATTTTTATCCCGATTTAACAAAAGGATATCAAATTACTCAACAATTTCATCCGATTGGTAAAAATGGTTTGATAAGGGCAAAGGTTCAAAATTCATGAAAAACTTTTTCTATTGAAAGAATTCATATGGAAGAAGATACTGCTAAATCAATTCACGAAAATGGTTTGACATATTTAAACTATAATAGATGTGGAGTTCCTTTAATTGAAATAGTTTCTAATCCTGTAATGCACAGCGCAGAGGATGCGATGGCTTATGTTGAAGCCATAAGACAAACAGCATTAGTTTTAGACATTAGTGATGCAAAATTAAATGAAGGAAGTTTAAGGACTGACGTTAATTTATCAGTAAGAAGAAAAGGAGAAAACATCCTTAATACTCGCACGGAAATAAAAAATTTAAATTCTCTTTCGAATATTAAAAAAGCAATTGAATATGAATCTAATTTCCAAATTCAAATGTATGAAAACAATTTAACTTTTAATCAAGAAACAAAGCGTTTTGATGAAAAAATGCAAAAGACTGTTTCAATGCGTTCAAAAGGTGATGCAATTAGTTACAAATATTTTCCAGATCCAAATTTACCTTATATTCAATTGCAACAAAAATTTATAGATGATATTAAAATAGAAGAAATACCATATCAAAAAGAACTAAGATATCTAAAAAATGGCTTAAATCAAGTTCAAATATCTCAATTGTTGAATAATATTTCTTATGCAAAATATATTGATAGTATAAACTCAAAAGATTTTAAAAAAGCCACAAATGTTTTCTTTTCTGACATAGTTACCTATTTAAATAGTAACAATAAGAATATTGAAAATTTATCATTTAAAGCAGATGATGCAAGAAAGGTTGTCGAATATTTAATTGATAATAGGATTAATAAAAATAATATTGTTGAAATTATCAAAATTAAAGATCAAAATCCAAATTTAAATATTGAATCTATTATTAAAGACAATGGCTTTTTAATTGAAATAAAAGAAATTGATTTGAACGAACTAGTTCAAGAAATATTAAATGAAAATCCAAACTTGGAAACTGAATTTAAAAACAATTATAACCGTGCCCAAAAATTTATGCAAGGTCAAATAATGAAAAAAACAATGGGAAAGGCAAATCTAAAAAATCTTGATGAAATAATCAAAAATAGGTTCAATAATGAGTAA
- a CDS encoding YhjD/YihY/BrkB family envelope integrity protein encodes MSKKWNPNKLPTGWKVDEDQANRKPITISSTQIIARKKRNNILEKILKWIIYGIIFIAIPKFIKSSKTKGKEIVNSAYEKINSNEFSFVPAGYAMYLFLSFIPISILMLGIIGSVDEKYEVVLKNVILGQIIPGISEVIPSFSTLWGSTGNAIALILFALSVLILASKGYSKFIFSIDALYEHKSPFRVWKSRIKGFIVSVFVCLILSLILLGLTAFMVFLIDKVGLGKFDADIKKMKLADFNLTTEFYLIYWFTTILFLPVFTYLGFLFYFVYAPNFKLKMSQAHPGALIAAIPTAIFILIFGSLTSLIPYKKFGIVASFMYIILLLSFTSYFIYMGIIVNSSFYKTFINLPTVEKHSFWKKQKISI; translated from the coding sequence ATGAGTAAAAAATGAAATCCAAATAAGCTACCTACGGGTTGAAAAGTTGATGAAGATCAAGCAAATAGAAAACCAATAACTATTTCTTCAACCCAAATTATTGCAAGAAAAAAACGAAACAATATTTTAGAAAAAATTCTTAAGTGAATTATTTACGGAATTATTTTTATAGCAATACCTAAATTTATTAAAAGTTCAAAGACAAAAGGAAAAGAAATTGTAAATTCTGCATATGAAAAAATAAATTCAAATGAATTTTCTTTTGTCCCCGCTGGATATGCAATGTATCTATTTTTGTCTTTTATTCCAATCTCAATATTGATGCTTGGAATTATTGGATCGGTTGATGAAAAGTATGAAGTGGTGCTAAAGAATGTAATTTTGGGACAAATTATTCCCGGAATTTCAGAAGTAATTCCATCATTTAGTACGTTATGAGGTTCTACAGGCAATGCAATTGCTTTAATCTTATTTGCACTATCAGTATTAATTTTAGCATCTAAGGGATATTCAAAATTTATTTTTTCAATAGATGCTTTATATGAACACAAATCTCCATTCAGAGTGTGAAAATCGAGAATTAAAGGATTCATAGTAAGTGTCTTTGTCTGCTTGATATTGTCTTTAATTTTACTAGGGCTAACAGCCTTTATGGTATTTTTAATTGATAAAGTAGGACTTGGAAAATTTGATGCCGATATTAAAAAGATGAAATTAGCAGATTTTAATTTAACTACAGAATTTTATTTAATATATTGATTTACAACAATTTTGTTTTTACCTGTATTTACTTATTTAGGATTTCTATTTTATTTTGTATATGCCCCAAATTTTAAATTGAAAATGTCGCAAGCACATCCTGGGGCTTTGATAGCAGCAATACCAACAGCAATATTTATTTTGATTTTTGGTTCATTAACATCCTTAATTCCTTATAAAAAATTTGGGATAGTTGCTTCATTTATGTATATTATTTTATTATTGAGTTTTACTTCTTATTTTATTTATATGGGAATTATTGTTAATTCAAGTTTTTATAAAACTTTTATTAATTTACCAACTGTAGAAAAACATTCATTTTGAAAAAAACAAAAAATCTCAATTTAA
- a CDS encoding valine--tRNA ligase, with product MKKIAISSLKVTNLKSINVVNEQFKNLINNLSFTLNANNILGFVGGDSETNNLIFNYLTNNTINPKRYQGYIEFQTNLGEYSSIYKNSNYQNNIAFGFYNDILNNDLNEDNSYRNIKKYINHGAVIGALTEEFVSQWKPVFQDYKLLLQSEFAKLQYGVEIELGSKLDDLFSELNQFDLRNIDAKNLKFDTLFKKFKDIEILYRTHEMKLFAFVNATIAKYNKGLSFLKRKEYLDSKKEYEEVIKKIYKPFSKPNRFLNRVRFFSKLLETKKSSKSSIKKFVNKLRRDLNIENYYYKYELKKTIKQSSFIHFYKNLYFNGLLLKFINKNLKAILGLKEAKSFELLYEIFDLKNNITNEVNVISNIDNQKELKNEIKAVIKNNFLNDVMPYIERIKASSYEHTQEVINDVTREIQTSNNYDLNIGEFGLANKAFEKLKTVESKYKDAKNEYFWNYKTEGNAILKETKKVLRNFNKYSKINSHKLIKLKLKIFNLINLIKIKEFNNSVLNEQVKKIKENLQFLKILRNEFDSYKYVVSDFKTASKKQIKLFVSKINIYKIIAKANIDVNFLVEKLGSLSDDEKIRLECEKILINNPSLIIIGPNISKLPYEKQCETLNQLNKFVLDNHKMAIYFLDNINIAQKITTDLYIINSSKIIEQGKTSQLIRNPINPIVKNMLNYKDEKTQEDLSFYMSQEDNMENIYKYEIEPCHFVWCTWSELNRWINANNVKNKELMSLFIPQNTFQSKGNKTIDNKEPFEETTLINLIDDEDNELRNLNMEKTFNHKIVEKDRCKKWNDMKIFQTHDESKKPFTIILPPPNVTGNLHIGHALDNYISDTIIRFKKLQGYDVLWLPGTDHAGIATQAVVEKKLASQNINKYQLGREEFIKKVWEWVDEYSKNIHNQWQKLGLALDYGFERFTLDDNSNEAVLKVFIELYENGLIYRDKKAINWDPVLETALSNIEVVPKETKQKMYYIKYPIKNSENFLEVATTRPETMFSDVALAINPQDSRANQLIKEIIIHPLTNKEIPIILSNKIDPNFGSGIMKVSAHAVDDIEIIIENKLPINECINKDGKLNDLAGEFKGLDRFEAREKIAHLLSQKGLLIKEEEVVSNIGYSERSKAPIEILVQPQWFVKMSEFSKMLLKDLRSDEGVKIFPPRFESTLENWMENAHDWTISRQIWWGHRIPAWYNEQNEIKVQIQKPEGNWKQDDDVLDTWFSSGLAPFVFLGWPQDKSKLKRYFPTSLLVTGYDIIFFWVARMYFFSLYFMDQKPFEHLLLHGLVRDSQGRKMSKSLGNGINPIQVIDEYGSDVLRMSLIFNCTPGLDINYSDEKIQGAKLFANKFWNIARFVENIPVSITEKIDFNKLDEYDNWILNEYLTFKKNIEDAMDKYELTIIYKHIQDFVVDKFSNWYLEFLKFKENSYLIHYLFKQILILLHPFMPFLTDYVFEKLYHEELLCSNLQTFALNKESSNNTPKIISLITALRKYREDKKISKSIELFFYLNNLVFSSIDLKIINKLSNFSWKENHDFSLKTESFEVFIIQSKQDKENEILELNKLIEFSQKEIEFNEKLINNPKFMEKANKNTINEKLANLKLHKEKLEFYKNQLKEKQEKIN from the coding sequence ATGAAAAAAATAGCAATAAGTTCTTTAAAAGTTACCAATTTAAAAAGTATTAATGTTGTAAATGAACAATTTAAAAACTTAATTAATAATCTATCTTTTACACTTAATGCAAACAATATATTGGGTTTTGTAGGTGGAGATAGCGAAACAAATAATTTAATATTTAATTATTTAACTAATAATACAATAAATCCTAAAAGATATCAAGGCTACATTGAATTTCAAACAAACTTAGGTGAATATTCTTCAATATATAAGAACTCAAATTATCAAAATAACATAGCTTTTGGTTTTTATAATGATATTTTAAATAATGATTTAAATGAAGATAATAGCTATAGAAATATAAAAAAATATATTAACCACGGAGCAGTTATAGGGGCACTAACGGAAGAGTTTGTTTCTCAATGAAAACCAGTTTTTCAAGATTATAAATTATTGCTTCAAAGCGAATTTGCAAAGTTGCAATATGGTGTCGAAATTGAACTCGGAAGTAAATTAGATGACTTATTCAGTGAATTAAATCAATTTGATTTGCGAAATATCGACGCTAAAAATTTAAAATTTGATACTCTTTTTAAGAAATTTAAAGATATAGAAATTTTATATAGAACCCATGAAATGAAACTATTCGCATTTGTTAATGCAACTATAGCAAAATATAATAAGGGGTTATCGTTTTTAAAACGCAAGGAATATTTAGACAGTAAAAAGGAATACGAAGAGGTAATAAAAAAAATTTATAAGCCTTTTTCAAAGCCCAATAGATTTTTAAATCGAGTAAGATTTTTTTCTAAACTTTTAGAAACAAAAAAATCTTCAAAATCGTCTATTAAAAAATTTGTAAATAAATTAAGGCGTGATTTAAATATTGAAAACTATTATTACAAATATGAGTTAAAGAAAACAATAAAACAATCTTCGTTTATTCACTTTTATAAAAATCTATATTTTAATGGTCTATTATTGAAATTTATAAATAAAAATTTAAAGGCCATATTAGGGCTAAAAGAAGCAAAATCGTTTGAATTATTGTATGAAATTTTTGATTTAAAAAACAATATTACAAATGAAGTTAATGTAATTTCAAACATTGATAATCAAAAAGAATTAAAGAATGAAATAAAGGCTGTAATAAAAAATAATTTTTTAAATGATGTGATGCCATATATTGAAAGAATTAAGGCGTCTAGTTATGAACACACTCAAGAAGTTATTAATGATGTTACAAGAGAAATTCAAACGTCTAATAACTACGATTTAAACATAGGCGAGTTTGGCCTTGCAAACAAAGCGTTTGAAAAATTAAAAACGGTTGAATCAAAATATAAAGATGCAAAAAATGAATATTTTTGAAATTATAAAACTGAAGGGAATGCCATTTTAAAGGAAACAAAAAAAGTTTTAAGAAATTTTAATAAATATTCAAAAATAAACTCACATAAATTAATCAAATTAAAACTAAAAATTTTTAATTTGATTAATTTAATAAAAATTAAGGAATTTAATAATTCAGTTCTAAATGAGCAAGTAAAAAAAATAAAAGAAAATCTACAATTTTTAAAAATTTTAAGAAATGAATTTGATTCTTATAAATATGTTGTAAGCGATTTTAAAACGGCATCAAAAAAACAAATAAAACTTTTTGTTTCAAAAATTAATATTTACAAAATTATTGCAAAGGCAAATATTGACGTTAATTTTTTAGTAGAGAAATTAGGCTCTTTAAGCGATGATGAAAAAATTAGATTAGAGTGCGAAAAAATTTTAATTAATAATCCTTCACTTATAATAATAGGACCCAATATTTCTAAATTACCATATGAAAAGCAATGTGAAACATTGAATCAATTGAATAAATTTGTTTTAGACAATCACAAAATGGCAATTTATTTCTTAGACAATATAAATATTGCTCAAAAAATAACTACAGATTTATATATTATAAATTCATCAAAAATTATTGAGCAAGGAAAAACTAGTCAATTAATAAGGAACCCAATAAATCCTATAGTCAAAAATATGTTAAATTATAAAGACGAGAAGACTCAAGAGGATTTAAGCTTTTATATGTCTCAAGAAGACAATATGGAAAATATATACAAATATGAAATAGAGCCATGCCACTTTGTTTGATGCACATGAAGTGAATTAAATAGATGAATAAACGCAAATAATGTTAAAAACAAAGAGCTAATGAGTTTATTTATTCCACAAAATACTTTTCAAAGTAAAGGAAATAAAACAATAGACAATAAGGAACCATTCGAAGAAACAACGCTTATAAATTTAATCGATGACGAAGATAACGAACTAAGGAATTTGAACATGGAAAAAACTTTTAATCATAAAATAGTTGAAAAAGACAGATGCAAAAAATGAAATGATATGAAGATTTTTCAAACTCACGATGAATCTAAAAAACCATTCACCATTATTTTGCCACCCCCAAATGTAACCGGCAATCTCCATATTGGCCATGCCCTAGACAATTATATTTCTGATACAATAATAAGGTTTAAGAAGTTACAGGGATATGATGTATTGTGACTACCAGGAACAGATCATGCAGGTATAGCAACTCAAGCAGTAGTTGAAAAGAAACTAGCTTCCCAAAATATCAATAAATATCAATTAGGAAGAGAAGAATTTATTAAAAAGGTTTGGGAATGAGTAGATGAATATTCAAAAAATATTCATAACCAATGACAAAAATTAGGTTTGGCCCTTGATTATGGTTTTGAAAGATTCACTTTAGATGATAATTCTAATGAAGCTGTATTAAAGGTATTTATTGAACTTTATGAAAATGGTTTAATATATCGTGACAAAAAAGCAATAAATTGAGATCCTGTATTAGAAACAGCTCTTTCTAATATAGAAGTAGTACCAAAAGAAACAAAGCAAAAGATGTACTACATAAAATATCCAATTAAGAATTCAGAAAACTTTCTTGAAGTAGCCACAACGAGACCCGAAACAATGTTCTCGGATGTAGCTTTAGCAATAAACCCGCAAGATAGTAGAGCAAACCAATTAATAAAAGAAATAATAATACATCCATTAACAAACAAAGAAATTCCAATTATTTTATCAAACAAAATAGATCCTAATTTTGGTAGTGGAATAATGAAAGTTTCAGCCCATGCTGTTGATGATATTGAAATTATTATTGAAAATAAACTTCCAATAAATGAATGTATCAATAAAGATGGGAAATTAAATGATTTAGCAGGTGAATTTAAGGGATTAGATCGCTTTGAAGCTAGAGAAAAAATTGCACACTTATTAAGTCAAAAAGGACTTTTAATAAAAGAAGAAGAAGTAGTTTCTAATATTGGATATAGTGAAAGATCAAAGGCCCCAATTGAAATTTTAGTTCAGCCACAATGATTTGTTAAGATGTCAGAATTTTCAAAGATGCTTTTGAAGGATTTACGCAGTGACGAAGGAGTAAAAATTTTTCCACCACGTTTTGAAAGTACACTAGAAAATTGAATGGAAAATGCTCACGATTGAACAATTTCAAGACAAATTTGGTGAGGGCATCGGATTCCCGCTTGGTACAATGAACAAAATGAAATTAAAGTTCAAATTCAAAAGCCTGAAGGAAATTGAAAACAAGACGATGATGTTTTAGATACTTGATTTAGTTCGGGACTTGCACCATTTGTGTTTTTAGGATGGCCACAAGACAAGAGCAAATTAAAACGTTATTTTCCTACAAGCTTATTAGTAACTGGATATGATATTATTTTCTTTTGAGTAGCAAGAATGTATTTCTTTAGTTTATATTTTATGGATCAAAAACCTTTTGAACATCTTTTATTACATGGATTAGTTAGAGATTCACAAGGAAGAAAAATGTCTAAATCGCTTGGCAATGGAATTAATCCAATTCAAGTAATTGATGAATACGGTTCTGATGTTTTAAGAATGTCTTTAATTTTTAATTGTACACCTGGCCTTGATATTAATTACAGTGATGAAAAAATCCAAGGTGCTAAACTATTTGCTAATAAATTCTGAAATATAGCTAGATTTGTTGAAAATATACCTGTTTCGATAACTGAAAAGATTGATTTTAATAAGTTGGATGAATATGATAATTGAATTTTGAATGAATATTTAACATTCAAAAAAAATATTGAAGATGCCATGGATAAATATGAGTTAACTATTATTTATAAGCATATTCAAGATTTTGTTGTTGACAAATTCTCAAATTGATATTTAGAATTTTTAAAATTTAAAGAAAATTCATATTTAATACATTATTTATTCAAACAAATATTGATTTTATTGCATCCATTTATGCCGTTTCTAACAGATTATGTTTTTGAAAAATTATATCATGAAGAATTGCTATGCAGCAATCTTCAAACTTTTGCCTTAAATAAAGAAAGTTCAAACAATACTCCTAAAATTATTTCTTTAATTACTGCCTTAAGAAAATATAGGGAAGATAAAAAGATTTCAAAATCTATTGAATTATTCTTCTATTTGAATAATCTTGTATTCAGCAGTATAGATTTAAAAATAATTAACAAATTAAGCAATTTTTCTTGAAAAGAAAATCACGATTTTTCACTAAAAACAGAAAGTTTTGAAGTATTTATAATTCAAAGCAAGCAAGACAAAGAAAATGAAATTCTAGAATTAAATAAATTAATTGAATTTAGTCAAAAAGAAATTGAATTTAATGAAAAATTAATCAATAATCCTAAATTTATGGAAAAGGCTAATAAAAATACAATCAATGAAAAATTAGCAAATTTAAAATTGCATAAAGAAAAATTAGAGTTTTATAAAAACCAACTTAAAGAAAAACAAGAAAAAATAAATTAA
- a CDS encoding phosphoglycerate kinase, which produces MKKTIEDLQLENKKVILRVDFNVPISNNTIMDTKRIDEELPTIKYILSKNASLIILSHLGRVKTEEDKKTKSLEIVAKKLAQLLNRDVKFINENRSEAVTNAAKNLKPGEILVLENTRFQDLNNKAESNNDEDLAKYWASLGDVYVNDAFGTAHRAHASTYGISQYSKESALGFLMNNEVEHLQKLLVGFKRPFVAIIGGAKVSDKIKVLEKLFELADKVLIVGGMAYTFQKALNREIGTSIFEEDKVEMAKEYLNKYKDKIVLPIDNAYVDEFADKTPKFTSPENPDIPDGNMGLDIGPESIKLFASIIKNAKTIFWNGPAGVTEFSNFEAGTKGIATAIAQNRDCYSVVGGGDSVTAINKLGYQDKFSFISTGGGASIEFVQGKKLPGIEAIQDK; this is translated from the coding sequence ATGAAGAAAACCATTGAAGACCTTCAATTAGAAAACAAAAAGGTTATTTTAAGAGTTGATTTTAACGTTCCTATTTCAAACAATACTATTATGGACACAAAAAGAATTGATGAAGAATTGCCAACAATCAAATACATATTGAGTAAAAATGCTTCTTTAATCATTCTATCTCATTTAGGAAGAGTTAAAACAGAAGAAGACAAGAAAACTAAATCTTTAGAAATTGTAGCTAAAAAATTGGCGCAATTATTAAATAGAGACGTTAAATTTATTAACGAAAATAGAAGTGAAGCAGTTACAAATGCTGCTAAAAACTTAAAACCTGGAGAAATTTTGGTTTTAGAAAATACTCGTTTCCAAGATTTAAATAATAAAGCAGAGTCTAATAATGATGAAGATCTTGCAAAATATTGAGCAAGTCTAGGCGATGTGTATGTTAATGATGCTTTTGGAACCGCGCATAGAGCACATGCATCAACATATGGAATTTCACAATATTCTAAAGAATCAGCATTAGGATTTTTAATGAATAATGAAGTTGAACACCTTCAAAAATTATTAGTAGGATTTAAACGTCCTTTTGTTGCAATAATTGGTGGAGCAAAAGTAAGTGATAAAATCAAAGTTCTAGAAAAGTTATTTGAACTAGCAGATAAGGTTTTAATTGTTGGTGGTATGGCATATACATTCCAAAAAGCCTTAAATAGAGAAATTGGAACTTCTATTTTTGAAGAAGATAAAGTTGAAATGGCAAAAGAATATTTAAACAAATATAAAGATAAAATTGTTTTGCCAATTGACAATGCTTATGTAGATGAATTTGCTGACAAAACTCCTAAATTTACAAGTCCAGAAAATCCTGATATTCCTGACGGAAATATGGGATTAGATATTGGACCAGAAAGTATTAAATTATTCGCAAGTATTATTAAAAATGCTAAAACTATCTTTTGAAATGGCCCAGCAGGAGTGACTGAATTCAGTAACTTTGAAGCTGGAACAAAAGGAATTGCAACCGCTATTGCTCAAAATAGAGATTGCTATTCAGTAGTTGGCGGAGGCGACTCTGTTACAGCAATAAACAAATTAGGTTATCAAGATAAATTTAGTTTTATTTCAACTGGCGGTGGAGCATCAATAGAATTTGTCCAAGGAAAGAAATTACCTGGAATAGAAGCAATTCAAGACAAATAA